From one Pseudomonas fluorescens genomic stretch:
- the aceF gene encoding dihydrolipoyllysine-residue acetyltransferase yields the protein MSELIRVPDIGSGEGEVIELFVKVGDRIEADQSILTLESDKASMEIPAPKAGVVKSLKVKLGDRLKEGDELLELEVEGAAAAAPETAAPAAAPAAAEKPAAAQAPAAPAAAPAAATVQDIHVPDIGSSGKAKIIELLVKVGDTVEADQSLITLESDKASMEIPSPAAGVVESIGVKLEDEVGTGDFILKLKVQGAAAPAPAPAAAAPAKAEAAPAAAASAPAAKAEAAPAPVAAPAANGAKVHAGPAVRQLAREFGVELSAVTASGPHGRVLKEDVQVYVKAMMQKAKEAPAAGATGGAGIPPIPEVDFSRFGEIEEVPMTRLMQVGAANLHRSWLNVPHVTQFDSADITELEAFRVAQKAVAEKAGVKLTVLPLLLKACAHLLKELPDFNSSLAPSGKAIIRKKYVNVGFAVDTPDGLLVPVIKNVDQKSLLQLAGEAAALAEKARTKKLSADDMQGACFTISSLGHIGGTGFTPIVNAPEVAILGVSKATIQPVWDGKAFQPKLMLPLSLSYDHRVINGAAAARFTKRLGDLLTDIRTMLL from the coding sequence GTGAGCGAACTCATTCGCGTACCTGACATCGGCAGCGGTGAAGGTGAAGTCATCGAGCTGTTCGTCAAAGTTGGCGACCGTATCGAAGCCGACCAGAGCATCCTGACCCTGGAATCGGACAAGGCGAGCATGGAAATCCCTGCTCCCAAGGCCGGCGTGGTCAAGAGCCTGAAGGTCAAGCTGGGCGACCGCCTGAAAGAAGGCGACGAACTGCTGGAACTGGAAGTCGAGGGCGCCGCTGCTGCGGCCCCTGAGACTGCCGCCCCTGCCGCAGCGCCTGCAGCCGCGGAAAAACCTGCTGCTGCCCAGGCCCCTGCGGCCCCGGCCGCTGCACCGGCTGCCGCTACCGTCCAGGACATTCATGTTCCGGACATCGGCTCCTCGGGCAAGGCCAAGATCATCGAGCTGCTGGTCAAGGTTGGCGACACTGTCGAAGCCGACCAGTCGCTGATCACCCTCGAATCCGACAAAGCCTCGATGGAAATCCCGTCGCCGGCTGCCGGCGTGGTCGAAAGCATCGGCGTCAAGCTCGAAGACGAAGTCGGCACTGGCGACTTCATCCTCAAGCTCAAGGTCCAGGGCGCCGCCGCCCCGGCTCCTGCGCCAGCCGCTGCTGCTCCGGCCAAGGCTGAAGCTGCGCCTGCGGCTGCCGCCTCTGCGCCAGCGGCCAAGGCCGAAGCTGCGCCAGCCCCTGTTGCTGCCCCTGCGGCCAACGGTGCCAAGGTGCATGCCGGCCCTGCCGTACGTCAGTTGGCCCGTGAATTCGGCGTCGAGCTGAGCGCGGTTACCGCCAGCGGCCCGCATGGTCGTGTGCTCAAGGAAGACGTGCAGGTTTACGTCAAGGCCATGATGCAGAAGGCCAAGGAAGCTCCAGCCGCCGGTGCCACCGGTGGTGCAGGCATTCCGCCGATCCCGGAAGTCGATTTCAGCCGTTTCGGCGAAATCGAAGAAGTGCCGATGACTCGCCTGATGCAAGTTGGCGCCGCCAACCTGCACCGCAGCTGGCTGAACGTGCCACACGTGACCCAGTTCGACAGCGCCGACATCACCGAGCTGGAAGCTTTCCGCGTCGCCCAGAAGGCCGTGGCCGAGAAGGCTGGCGTCAAGCTGACCGTACTGCCGCTGCTGCTCAAGGCGTGCGCCCACCTGCTCAAGGAACTGCCGGACTTCAACAGCTCGCTGGCGCCAAGCGGCAAGGCAATCATCCGCAAGAAGTACGTCAACGTCGGTTTCGCCGTGGACACTCCGGATGGCCTGCTGGTCCCTGTGATCAAGAACGTCGACCAGAAGAGCCTGCTGCAACTGGCTGGCGAAGCTGCAGCCCTGGCGGAAAAAGCCCGGACCAAAAAGCTCTCGGCCGACGACATGCAAGGCGCCTGCTTCACTATCTCCAGCCTCGGTCACATTGGCGGCACCGGCTTCACGCCGATCGTCAACGCGCCGGAAGTGGCGATCCTCGGCGTCTCCAAGGCGACCATCCAGCCAGTCTGGGACGGTAAAGCCTTCCAGCCGAAGCTGATGCTGCCACTGTCGCTGTCCTACGATCACCGCGTGATCAACGGTGCAGCGGCTGCGCGCTTCACCAAGCGCCTGGGCGACCTGCTGACCGACATCCGCACCATGCTGTTGTAA
- the glnE gene encoding bifunctional [glutamate--ammonia ligase]-adenylyl-L-tyrosine phosphorylase/[glutamate--ammonia-ligase] adenylyltransferase, whose protein sequence is MSLPLLAELPATLTALVSRNEQSFRAAVAQHPELSVADWSTERWAQFARVCAASDFALEQVVRDPAMLVDLAASGELDRAFAAGQLCEQIATASQAAESEDELARNLRRQRSRQQVRIIWRDLTRQADLVQTCRDLSDLADACIDQAYNWLYPRHCQQFGTPIGHRSGQPQHMVVLGMGKLGAVELNLSSDIDLIFAFPEGGETEGVKRSLDNQEFFTRLGQRLIKALDPITVDGFVFRVDMRLRPYGSAGALVLSFNALEQYYQDQGRDWERYAMIKARVVAGDQAAGAQLLDMLRPFVYRRYLDFSAIEALRTMKQLIQQEVRRKGMADNIKLGAGGIREVEFIAQAFQLIHGGRDLSLQQRPLLKVLSTLEGQGYLPPAVIAELREGYEFLRYTEHAIQAIADRQTQMLPDDALDRGRIAFMLGFADWPSFHAQLMHWRGRIDWHFRQVIADPDEDEHEEGEVIVGGEWLPLWEEAQNEEAACRQLQDAGFADPQKALKQLAGLRVSPQLRAMQRLGRERLDAFIPRLLAQAVEHADPDLVLERVLPLVEAVARRSAYLVLLTENPGALRRLLTLCAASPWIAEQITRFPLLLDELLNEGRLFSPPQAPELAAELRERLTRIPEDDLEQQMEALRHFKLAHSLRVAASEIAGNLPLMKVSDYLTWLAEAILNQVLALAWRQTVSRHGQPKRSDGSLCDPGFIIVGYGKVGGIELGHGSDLDLVFIHDGDPQAETDGAKPIDSAQFFTRLGQRIIHLLTTQTNSGQLYDVDMRLRPSGASGLLVSSLGAFERYQQNEAWTWEHQALVRARVLVGCPQVGAAFEAVRARILGQARDLPKLQAEVSEMRAKMRDNLGTKLSAAGTAANAFDAGVPFDIKQDAGGIVDIEFMVQYAALAWSYDHPALLRWTDNIRLLEELEQAGLMPASDAVLLREVYKAFRSAAHRQALQKQAGVIDAGQFVQERQEVRRIWAQLGLT, encoded by the coding sequence ATGAGCCTGCCTTTGCTGGCCGAACTGCCGGCCACCCTCACTGCCTTGGTCAGCCGTAACGAGCAATCGTTTCGTGCGGCTGTTGCCCAGCACCCTGAATTGTCTGTTGCTGACTGGAGTACCGAGCGCTGGGCGCAGTTCGCCCGGGTCTGTGCGGCCAGTGACTTTGCCCTTGAACAGGTGGTACGTGACCCGGCGATGCTGGTTGATCTGGCTGCCAGTGGTGAACTCGACCGGGCCTTCGCAGCGGGCCAGTTGTGCGAGCAGATCGCTACCGCCAGCCAGGCGGCCGAGAGCGAGGACGAACTGGCGCGCAACCTGCGTCGCCAGCGCAGCCGCCAGCAAGTGCGGATCATCTGGCGCGACCTGACCCGCCAGGCCGACCTGGTGCAGACCTGCCGCGACTTGTCCGACCTTGCCGACGCGTGTATCGACCAGGCCTACAACTGGCTGTACCCGCGCCATTGCCAGCAGTTCGGCACGCCGATCGGCCATCGCAGCGGCCAGCCGCAGCACATGGTGGTGCTGGGCATGGGCAAGCTGGGCGCGGTGGAGCTGAACCTGTCGTCGGACATCGACCTGATCTTCGCCTTCCCCGAAGGTGGCGAGACCGAAGGGGTCAAGCGCTCGCTGGACAACCAGGAGTTCTTCACCCGTTTGGGCCAACGCCTGATCAAGGCCCTGGACCCGATCACCGTCGATGGTTTCGTGTTCCGCGTCGACATGCGCCTGCGCCCTTACGGCTCGGCCGGCGCCCTGGTGCTCAGCTTCAATGCACTGGAGCAGTATTATCAGGATCAGGGCCGCGACTGGGAACGCTACGCGATGATCAAGGCGCGGGTAGTGGCGGGCGACCAGGCTGCTGGCGCGCAACTGCTGGATATGCTGCGGCCCTTCGTTTACCGGCGTTACCTGGACTTCTCGGCGATCGAAGCGCTGCGCACCATGAAGCAGCTGATCCAGCAGGAAGTGCGGCGCAAGGGCATGGCCGATAACATCAAGCTGGGTGCTGGTGGCATCCGTGAAGTCGAGTTCATCGCCCAGGCCTTCCAGCTGATTCACGGCGGGCGCGACCTGAGCCTGCAGCAGCGGCCATTGCTCAAGGTGCTGTCGACCCTCGAAGGCCAGGGCTACCTGCCACCGGCGGTGATTGCCGAGCTGCGCGAAGGCTATGAATTCTTGCGCTACACCGAACACGCAATCCAGGCGATTGCCGACCGCCAGACCCAGATGCTCCCGGACGATGCCCTGGACCGCGGGCGCATTGCCTTCATGCTCGGTTTTGCCGACTGGCCGAGTTTCCATGCGCAGTTGATGCACTGGCGTGGGCGGATCGACTGGCACTTCCGTCAGGTGATTGCCGACCCGGACGAAGACGAGCATGAAGAAGGTGAAGTGATCGTCGGCGGTGAATGGCTGCCGCTGTGGGAAGAAGCCCAGAATGAAGAAGCCGCGTGCCGTCAGTTGCAGGACGCCGGTTTCGCCGACCCGCAAAAAGCCCTCAAACAACTCGCCGGCCTGCGCGTCAGCCCGCAGTTGCGGGCCATGCAGCGCCTGGGCCGTGAGCGTCTGGATGCCTTTATTCCACGTTTGCTGGCCCAGGCGGTGGAGCACGCCGACCCTGACCTGGTGCTGGAGCGGGTGTTGCCGCTGGTCGAAGCGGTCGCCCGGCGTTCGGCGTACCTGGTGCTGCTCACCGAAAACCCGGGAGCGCTGCGCCGCCTGCTGACCCTGTGCGCCGCCAGCCCATGGATCGCCGAACAGATCACCCGTTTCCCGCTGCTGCTCGATGAACTGCTCAACGAAGGCCGGCTGTTCAGCCCGCCACAGGCCCCGGAACTGGCGGCCGAGTTGCGCGAGCGGCTGACGCGCATCCCCGAGGACGACCTCGAACAACAGATGGAAGCCCTGCGCCACTTCAAGCTGGCCCACAGCTTGCGCGTGGCCGCTTCGGAAATCGCCGGCAACCTGCCGTTGATGAAAGTCAGCGACTACCTGACCTGGCTGGCCGAAGCCATTCTCAACCAAGTGCTGGCCCTGGCCTGGCGCCAGACCGTGAGCCGGCACGGCCAGCCCAAGCGCAGCGATGGCAGCCTGTGCGACCCGGGCTTCATTATTGTCGGCTACGGCAAGGTCGGCGGGATCGAGCTGGGTCACGGCTCGGACCTGGACCTGGTGTTCATCCACGACGGTGACCCGCAAGCCGAAACCGACGGCGCCAAGCCGATCGACAGCGCGCAGTTCTTTACCCGCCTGGGCCAGCGCATCATTCATCTGCTGACCACCCAGACCAACTCCGGGCAGCTCTACGACGTGGACATGCGCTTGCGGCCGTCGGGCGCTTCAGGTCTGTTGGTCAGCTCCCTGGGCGCCTTCGAGCGTTACCAGCAGAACGAGGCCTGGACCTGGGAGCACCAGGCCCTGGTCCGCGCCCGGGTGCTGGTCGGCTGCCCGCAGGTGGGCGCGGCGTTCGAGGCCGTGCGCGCGCGCATCCTCGGCCAGGCCCGCGACCTGCCCAAACTGCAGGCCGAAGTCAGCGAGATGCGCGCCAAGATGCGCGACAACCTCGGCACCAAGCTCAGCGCTGCCGGGACGGCGGCCAATGCCTTCGATGCCGGCGTGCCCTTCGATATCAAGCAGGATGCCGGTGGTATCGTCGATATCGAATTTATGGTGCAATACGCCGCTTTGGCATGGTCTTACGACCATCCGGCACTGCTGCGCTGGACCGACAATATCCGCCTCCTCGAAGAGCTCGAGCAGGCCGGGCTGATGCCCGCCAGCGATGCCGTGCTGCTGCGCGAGGTGTACAAGGCGTTCCGTTCTGCCGCGCACCGTCAGGCCCTGCAAAAGCAAGCCGGGGTAATCGATGCCGGGCAGTTCGTGCAGGAGCGCCAGGAGGTGCGGCGGATCTGGGCGCAGCTGGGTTTGACGTGA
- the aceE gene encoding pyruvate dehydrogenase (acetyl-transferring), homodimeric type: MQDLDPVETQEWLDALESVLDKEGEDRAHYLMTRMGELATRSGSQLPYAITTPYRNTIPVTHEARMPGDLFMERRIRSLVRWNALAMVMRTNLKDSDLGGHISSFASSATLYDIGFNYFFQAPTEEHGGDLIFFQGHASPGVYARAFMEGRISEEQMNNFRQEVDGKGLSSYPHPWLMPDFWQFPTVSMGLGPIQAIYQARFMKYLESRGYIPAGKQKVWCFMGDGECDEPESLGAISLAGREKLDNLIFVINCNLQRLDGPVRGNGKIIQELEGVFRGGGWNVNKVVWGRFWDPLLAKDVDGILQRRMDEVIDGEYQNYKAKDGAFVREHFFNTPELKAMVADLSDDEIWKLNRGGHDPYKVYAAYHQAVNHKEQPTVILAKTIKGYGTGAGEAKNTAHNTKKVDVDSLRHFRDRFDIPVKDEELENLPFFKPEEGSAEARYLAERRTALGGFVPQRRAKSFSIPTPPLETLKAILDGSGDREISTTMAFVRILAQLVKDKEIGQRIVPIIPDEARTFGMEGMFRQLGIYSSVGQLYEPVDKDQVMFYREDKKGQILEEGINEAGAMSSFIAAGTSYSNHNQPMLPFYIFYSMFGFQRIGDLAWAAGDSRTRGFLIGGTAGRTTLNGEGLQHEDGHSHMLAATIPNCRTYDPTYGYELAVIIQDGMKKMTEEQQDVFYYITVMNESYQQPAIPAGVEEGIIKGMYLLEEDTREAAHHVQLLGSGTILREVREAAKILREEFNVGADVWSVTSFNELRRDGLAVERSNRLKPGQKPQVTYVEECLAGRKGPVIASTDYMKLFAEQIRQWVPSKEFKVLGTDGFGRSDSRKKLRHFFEVDRHFVVLAALEALADRGDIEPKVVAEAIAKFGIDPDKRNPLDC; the protein is encoded by the coding sequence ATGCAAGACCTCGATCCCGTCGAAACCCAGGAATGGCTGGACGCCCTGGAGTCGGTTCTCGACAAAGAAGGCGAAGACCGCGCTCACTACCTGATGACCCGTATGGGCGAGCTGGCCACCCGTAGTGGCTCTCAGCTGCCATATGCCATCACCACGCCATACCGCAACACCATCCCCGTCACCCACGAAGCACGCATGCCTGGCGACCTGTTCATGGAACGCCGCATTCGCTCGTTGGTCCGTTGGAACGCGCTGGCCATGGTGATGCGCACCAACCTGAAAGACTCGGACCTGGGCGGCCACATTTCGAGCTTCGCCTCCAGCGCCACCCTGTACGACATCGGCTTCAACTACTTCTTCCAGGCTCCGACCGAAGAACACGGCGGCGACCTGATCTTCTTCCAGGGCCACGCCTCGCCTGGCGTCTACGCCCGCGCCTTCATGGAAGGCCGCATCAGCGAAGAGCAGATGAACAACTTCCGTCAGGAAGTCGATGGCAAGGGTCTGTCCTCGTACCCGCACCCATGGCTGATGCCTGACTTCTGGCAGTTCCCGACCGTTTCCATGGGTCTGGGCCCAATCCAGGCGATCTACCAGGCACGCTTCATGAAGTACCTGGAAAGCCGCGGCTACATCCCTGCAGGCAAGCAGAAAGTCTGGTGCTTCATGGGCGACGGCGAGTGCGACGAGCCGGAATCCCTGGGCGCAATCTCGCTGGCTGGCCGCGAGAAGCTGGACAACCTGATCTTCGTCATCAACTGCAACCTGCAGCGCCTCGACGGCCCGGTTCGCGGCAACGGCAAGATCATCCAGGAACTCGAAGGCGTGTTCCGTGGCGGTGGCTGGAACGTCAACAAAGTGGTCTGGGGCCGTTTCTGGGACCCACTGCTGGCCAAGGACGTCGACGGTATCCTGCAGCGTCGCATGGACGAAGTCATCGACGGCGAGTACCAGAACTACAAGGCCAAGGACGGCGCGTTCGTCCGTGAGCACTTCTTCAACACCCCAGAACTCAAGGCCATGGTCGCCGACCTGTCCGACGACGAGATCTGGAAGCTCAACCGTGGCGGCCACGACCCGTACAAGGTCTATGCGGCCTACCACCAGGCGGTCAACCACAAAGAGCAGCCGACCGTCATCCTGGCCAAGACCATCAAGGGTTACGGCACCGGTGCTGGCGAAGCCAAGAACACCGCGCACAACACCAAGAAGGTCGACGTCGACAGCCTGCGCCACTTCCGCGATCGTTTCGACATCCCGGTCAAGGACGAAGAGCTGGAAAACCTGCCGTTCTTCAAGCCTGAAGAAGGCAGCGCCGAAGCCCGTTACCTGGCCGAGCGCCGCACCGCCCTGGGTGGCTTCGTGCCGCAGCGCCGCGCAAAGAGCTTCAGCATCCCGACGCCGCCACTGGAAACCCTGAAGGCCATCCTCGACGGCTCGGGCGACCGTGAAATCTCCACCACCATGGCCTTCGTGCGGATCCTCGCGCAGCTGGTCAAGGACAAGGAAATCGGCCAGCGCATCGTCCCGATCATCCCGGACGAAGCCCGTACCTTCGGTATGGAAGGCATGTTCCGCCAGCTGGGCATCTACTCGTCCGTCGGCCAGCTCTACGAGCCAGTCGATAAAGACCAGGTGATGTTCTACCGCGAAGACAAAAAGGGCCAGATCCTCGAAGAAGGCATCAACGAAGCGGGCGCCATGTCCTCCTTCATCGCTGCCGGTACTTCGTACTCGAACCACAACCAGCCGATGCTGCCGTTCTACATCTTCTACTCGATGTTCGGCTTCCAGCGTATCGGTGACCTGGCCTGGGCCGCTGGCGACAGCCGTACCCGTGGCTTCCTGATCGGCGGCACCGCCGGCCGTACCACCCTTAACGGTGAAGGCCTGCAGCACGAAGACGGTCACAGCCACATGCTGGCCGCGACCATCCCGAACTGCCGCACTTATGATCCGACCTACGGCTACGAGCTGGCGGTGATCATCCAGGACGGCATGAAGAAGATGACCGAAGAGCAACAGGACGTCTTCTACTACATCACCGTGATGAACGAGTCCTACCAGCAGCCAGCCATCCCGGCCGGTGTCGAGGAAGGCATCATCAAGGGCATGTACCTGCTCGAGGAAGACACCCGCGAAGCTGCACATCACGTTCAGTTGCTGGGCTCCGGCACCATCCTGCGTGAAGTGCGTGAAGCGGCGAAGATCCTGCGTGAAGAGTTCAACGTTGGCGCCGACGTCTGGAGCGTTACCAGCTTCAACGAACTGCGTCGCGACGGCCTGGCAGTAGAGCGCAGCAACCGCCTCAAGCCTGGTCAGAAACCTCAGGTTACCTACGTCGAAGAGTGCCTGGCTGGCCGTAAGGGCCCGGTCATCGCTTCCACCGACTACATGAAGCTGTTCGCTGAACAGATTCGCCAGTGGGTACCGAGCAAAGAGTTCAAAGTCCTGGGTACCGATGGCTTCGGTCGCAGCGACAGCCGCAAGAAGCTGCGTCACTTCTTCGAAGTCGACCGTCACTTCGTGGTGCTGGCTGCCCTGGAAGCCTTGGCTGACCGTGGCGATATCGAACCGAAGGTCGTGGCTGAAGCCATCGCCAAGTTCGGCATCGACCCGGACAAACGCAACCCACTGGACTGCTGA
- the waaC gene encoding lipopolysaccharide heptosyltransferase I codes for MRVLLIKTSSLGDVIHALPALTDAARAIPGIRFDWVVEEGFAEIPSWHPAVDKIIPVAIRRWRKNLWQTFKSGEWRQFKQRLRESQYDLVIDAQGLVKSAWLTRYVKAPVAGMDRYSAREGLSSRFYDRRLSVERGQHAVERVRQLFALALGYNLPAGLGDYGLDLNRLQLPPAAPFVVFLHGTTWATKHWPEAYWRQLAERLGQQGLQVRLPWGNPAEQARAERIAKGLNNCQVLPKLNLVGVARVLAAAKACIAVDTGLGHLAAALDVPTLSLFGPTNPGLTGAYGKSQVHIASDFACAPCLQKKCTYKPSADDQRRFDLKREWPLCFTRLNPERVASQLRALLLAEDVR; via the coding sequence GTGCGGGTACTGCTGATCAAGACCTCGTCCCTGGGCGATGTCATCCACGCGCTGCCGGCGCTGACTGACGCGGCCCGGGCAATCCCCGGCATCCGCTTCGACTGGGTGGTCGAAGAAGGCTTTGCCGAGATCCCCAGCTGGCACCCGGCGGTGGACAAGATTATCCCGGTGGCCATCCGCCGCTGGCGCAAGAACCTCTGGCAGACCTTCAAGAGCGGCGAATGGCGCCAGTTCAAGCAGCGTCTGCGCGAGAGCCAGTACGATCTGGTGATCGACGCCCAGGGCCTGGTCAAATCGGCCTGGCTGACCCGCTACGTCAAGGCGCCGGTGGCCGGCATGGACCGTTACTCGGCCCGTGAAGGGCTGTCGAGCCGCTTCTACGACCGGCGTTTGTCGGTGGAACGCGGCCAGCATGCGGTGGAGCGGGTGCGCCAGCTGTTCGCCCTGGCCCTGGGCTACAACCTGCCGGCAGGTCTGGGTGATTACGGCCTGGACCTGAACCGTCTGCAATTACCGCCGGCAGCGCCATTCGTGGTGTTCCTGCATGGCACCACCTGGGCCACCAAGCACTGGCCGGAAGCCTACTGGCGCCAGTTGGCCGAGCGCCTCGGCCAGCAAGGCCTGCAAGTACGCTTGCCGTGGGGCAACCCGGCCGAGCAGGCGCGTGCCGAGCGCATCGCCAAGGGCCTGAACAACTGCCAGGTATTGCCCAAGCTCAACCTGGTGGGCGTTGCCCGGGTCTTGGCCGCAGCCAAGGCCTGCATAGCCGTGGATACCGGCCTGGGCCACCTGGCAGCGGCACTGGATGTGCCGACCCTGTCGCTGTTCGGCCCGACCAACCCGGGGCTCACCGGTGCCTATGGCAAGTCCCAGGTGCATATCGCCAGCGACTTTGCCTGTGCGCCATGCCTGCAGAAAAAATGTACCTACAAGCCGAGCGCTGACGACCAGCGCCGGTTCGATCTCAAACGCGAGTGGCCGCTGTGCTTCACTCGCCTGAATCCCGAGCGTGTGGCGAGCCAATTGCGCGCGTTGCTGCTGGCTGAGGATGTTCGTTGA
- the waaF gene encoding lipopolysaccharide heptosyltransferase II, with product MRILIIGPSWVGDMVMAQTLFQCLKQRHPECVIDVLAPEWSRPILERMPEVRQALSFPLGHGALELATRRRIGKSLAGQYDQAILLPNSLKSALVPFFAGIPKRTGWRGELRFGLLNDVRKLDKAKYPLMIERFMALAYPAGAELPQPYPRPSLQIEAQSRDAALAKFGLSLDRPVLALCPGAEFGEAKRWPSEHYAKVAETKIREGWQVWLFGSKNDHAVGEAIRARLIPGLREEATNLSGETSLAEAIDLLSCSDAVVSNDSGLMHVAAALNRPLVAVYGSTSPGFTPPLADQVEVVRLGLECSPCFDRTCRFGHYNCLRQLEPEAVEAALQRLNGPRLIDVMAEVD from the coding sequence ATGAGAATTTTGATCATTGGCCCCAGCTGGGTAGGCGACATGGTAATGGCGCAGACCCTGTTCCAGTGCCTGAAGCAGCGTCACCCGGAATGTGTGATCGATGTGCTGGCGCCCGAGTGGAGCCGGCCGATCCTTGAGCGCATGCCTGAAGTGCGCCAGGCCTTGAGCTTCCCGCTCGGCCATGGCGCGCTGGAGCTTGCGACGCGCCGGCGTATCGGCAAGTCCCTGGCCGGCCAATACGACCAGGCAATCCTGCTGCCCAACTCGCTCAAGTCGGCGCTGGTGCCATTCTTTGCCGGCATCCCCAAGCGTACCGGCTGGCGCGGCGAGCTGCGTTTCGGCCTGCTCAACGACGTGCGCAAGCTCGACAAAGCCAAGTACCCGCTGATGATCGAGCGCTTCATGGCCCTGGCTTATCCGGCTGGCGCCGAGCTGCCGCAGCCGTATCCACGGCCGAGCCTGCAGATCGAAGCACAGAGTCGTGACGCCGCCCTGGCCAAGTTCGGCCTGAGCCTGGACCGCCCGGTATTGGCGCTGTGCCCTGGCGCCGAGTTCGGTGAAGCCAAGCGCTGGCCGTCGGAGCATTACGCCAAGGTTGCCGAGACCAAGATTCGCGAAGGCTGGCAAGTCTGGCTGTTCGGCTCGAAGAACGACCACGCCGTCGGCGAGGCCATTCGTGCCCGCCTGATCCCGGGCCTGCGCGAAGAAGCGACCAACCTCAGCGGCGAGACCTCGCTGGCCGAGGCCATCGACCTGCTGTCGTGCAGCGATGCGGTGGTGTCCAACGATTCCGGGCTGATGCACGTGGCGGCGGCGCTAAACCGTCCGCTGGTGGCGGTCTACGGCTCGACCTCGCCGGGCTTCACCCCGCCGCTGGCCGATCAGGTCGAAGTGGTGCGCCTGGGCCTGGAGTGCAGCCCGTGCTTTGACCGTACCTGCCGCTTCGGCCATTACAACTGCTTGCGTCAACTGGAGCCGGAAGCCGTGGAGGCTGCGCTGCAGCGCCTGAATGGCCCGCGCCTGATCGACGTCATGGCCGAGGTCGACTAA